A single region of the Candidatus Cloacimonadota bacterium genome encodes:
- a CDS encoding GxxExxY protein: MDTDKNKKYLFENYTYEIIGCCLEVHKELGCGFHEQVYQEALVVEMSRKNIPFEKEKQLIVNYKDTVLNRRYIADFICYDKIILEIKAVEQLANQHIAQVLNYLKATDMKLGLLVNFGTTSLQHKRLVI, from the coding sequence ATGGACACAGATAAAAACAAGAAGTATTTATTTGAGAATTATACTTATGAAATTATTGGTTGTTGTCTCGAAGTACATAAAGAACTCGGATGCGGTTTCCATGAACAAGTATATCAAGAAGCATTGGTTGTAGAAATGTCACGAAAGAATATACCGTTTGAAAAAGAAAAACAATTGATCGTTAATTACAAAGATACCGTTCTGAACAGAAGATATATTGCTGATTTTATCTGCTATGACAAGATAATCTTGGAAATTAAAGCAGTGGAGCAATTAGCAAATCAGCATATTGCTCAGGTTCTCAATTATTTAAAAGCTACTGATATGAAACTAGGTTTGTTAGTAAATTTTGGTACAACAAGCTTACAGCATAAAAGGTTAGTGATTTGA